In one window of Constrictibacter sp. MBR-5 DNA:
- a CDS encoding translocation/assembly module TamB domain-containing protein, whose amino-acid sequence MRKAVRVILYTLGGFLALVVVAVLAVFAVLRTEAGRDWLAATISDAASTPGQMELRIGAIDGPLPGSIGVRDLQIADADGVWLTLERARLNWDPLALFAGRVAVDLIDVDGAHVRRLPAGGPPPAEEQPTDFTLPSVPVDIVVRRLKVDGVRLDEPVAGMPVTLRAEGQLAAAEAGEIRTDLVVERTDGSAGKLVLNATMEPGDRTIDLEAVLTEPEGGLIARTLAVPGLPPVTVRLTGGGPIEQVAGTLTAAMGDDLGADLEYRVAYSPENIGFALTGKARVAPLVPEPHRAAVSGGFGIDLAAALAGQTVTLQRLSAASDAVSLTAEGTAVLDAGTLDMQVGVGLKQPELIALYAPEVSAEEVALQAHVTGSFDRPRLHLEAEAGRVTLPAATVAGLTATIEAEPQKPLSDGLAVSFRAVALATRLVPAQAPEAAGPMFLNVAGTADMEASRVTIERLALSHALAKAEGSAVATLEPLGLEAKLALDAPSLAPLSVLAGMPVAGAAQVTVDATVAAGGQSVDATVDGTVRNLQLPTVPAAAALAGETATLQAKVQTAADSNHRVDATLATAAAEVKVEGTIASAFDTLDIGYRVAVPQLAALTPITGTDLAGTAELTGRATGPVASPTVVATLDGKDVGVAGQGLGAVRAEVRAEDVAGAAKGSLSFRAAPPQGAVTLATDFAKSDTAVRLDNLRIGAPGGSLAGQVTAPLNGAPAQGTIAGRFQDIAPLLALGGMDGSGALNLSIELSGENGAQAADADVELSRFRLQGGGEPLQVASVDLEAKAVLAETPRGNMTLTLSGLNAGGSRVDRLTLRARGAQSGADFELATNGEATVPFRIEAAGNAGYAEGAATVRLDRLTGTLRNERLRLRRPARIVAAPGGIEVDDLNLALASGSLTADATMRADRFEGTLQVNALPLALARLASPDTDVQGRVSGRVSLSGSAAAPRGTAAFDFTDVRYGGANELPPIDARIEADWRDGTLDTTARISGFDGPPIAITAAVPLRMDAQAMVPFVPQDGPLQASLRWNGQIAPLFLLLPLDGHQLRGRADIDLGVTGTVGAPRASGTVSLRDGEYENLMTGTLLDNLSLRAEARGDRITISELSATDGAGGRISGSGYAMTDGSNIDVRLQANDAVVVRRDDVTAAIDADLTFRRTPDSARAAGTITTDTVEIRLVDNLPPSVVNLEVTERGGGRKPPEPDLEPQTPSVDAPDVQLDIAVSMPRRVFVRGRGLDSEWSGSVKIGGTASQPVIRGEINSVRGNLDFLTRDFTLQPSSIGITQDTRNQIVANLDVSAAAEIEDLQAIVKVGGTAASPEIQFTSNPPRPQDEVLALILFGKTTAQLTAFEAVQLAGAVAQLTSGGGGGIMDFARSALGVDVLRVGGTGEGGPTIQAGRYIAKDVFVGVEQGTTAGSSAVSVEAEIFPNVSVESKVTPDGNSNVGLKMEWDY is encoded by the coding sequence GTACGCGTCATCCTCTACACGCTGGGCGGGTTCCTCGCGCTCGTCGTCGTCGCCGTGCTCGCGGTCTTCGCCGTGCTCCGCACCGAGGCCGGACGCGACTGGCTGGCCGCGACGATCAGCGACGCCGCCTCGACGCCCGGCCAGATGGAGCTGCGCATCGGCGCCATCGACGGCCCCCTGCCCGGCAGCATCGGCGTGCGCGATCTTCAGATCGCCGATGCCGACGGCGTATGGCTCACGCTGGAGCGCGCGCGCCTGAACTGGGACCCGCTGGCGCTGTTCGCCGGCCGGGTCGCGGTCGACCTGATCGACGTGGACGGGGCGCATGTGCGCCGCCTTCCCGCCGGCGGCCCGCCGCCGGCCGAGGAACAGCCGACCGATTTCACGCTGCCCTCGGTGCCCGTCGACATCGTCGTCCGCCGGCTCAAGGTCGACGGCGTCCGCCTCGACGAGCCGGTGGCGGGGATGCCGGTGACGCTGCGCGCCGAAGGCCAGCTGGCGGCGGCCGAGGCCGGCGAGATCCGCACCGACCTGGTCGTGGAACGCACCGACGGCAGCGCCGGCAAGCTCGTGCTGAACGCCACGATGGAGCCCGGTGACCGGACCATCGACCTGGAAGCGGTGCTGACCGAACCGGAGGGCGGCCTGATCGCCCGCACGCTGGCCGTGCCCGGCCTGCCGCCGGTCACCGTTCGCCTCACCGGCGGCGGTCCGATCGAGCAGGTCGCCGGTACGCTGACCGCCGCCATGGGCGACGACCTGGGCGCCGATCTCGAATATCGCGTCGCCTATTCCCCCGAGAACATCGGCTTCGCCCTGACCGGCAAGGCGCGTGTCGCCCCGTTGGTGCCGGAACCGCATCGCGCGGCCGTTTCGGGCGGCTTCGGAATCGATCTCGCAGCCGCCCTCGCAGGCCAGACGGTGACGCTGCAGCGCCTGTCGGCCGCGTCCGATGCGGTCTCCCTGACGGCCGAGGGAACGGCGGTCCTCGACGCCGGGACGCTGGACATGCAGGTCGGCGTCGGGCTGAAGCAGCCCGAACTGATCGCGCTCTATGCGCCGGAGGTGTCGGCCGAAGAGGTCGCCCTGCAGGCTCACGTCACCGGCAGCTTCGATCGTCCGCGCCTTCATCTGGAGGCCGAGGCGGGGCGGGTGACGCTTCCCGCCGCGACGGTCGCGGGCCTGACCGCCACGATCGAGGCGGAGCCGCAGAAGCCGCTGAGCGACGGCCTCGCCGTCTCCTTCCGCGCCGTGGCGCTCGCGACCCGGCTGGTTCCCGCCCAGGCGCCCGAGGCTGCCGGTCCGATGTTCCTCAACGTCGCCGGCACGGCCGACATGGAGGCGAGCCGGGTCACCATCGAGCGGCTGGCGCTGTCCCACGCGCTGGCCAAGGCTGAGGGATCGGCCGTCGCAACGCTCGAACCCCTCGGCCTCGAGGCGAAGCTGGCGCTCGACGCGCCCAGCCTAGCGCCCCTGTCGGTGCTCGCCGGCATGCCGGTCGCCGGTGCGGCGCAGGTGACGGTCGATGCGACGGTGGCCGCCGGCGGGCAGTCGGTCGACGCCACGGTCGACGGCACCGTGCGAAACCTCCAGCTGCCGACGGTCCCGGCGGCCGCGGCGCTCGCGGGCGAAACCGCAACCCTGCAGGCGAAGGTGCAGACGGCCGCCGACAGCAACCATCGCGTCGACGCGACGCTGGCCACGGCGGCGGCCGAGGTGAAGGTCGAAGGCACGATCGCGTCGGCGTTCGACACGCTCGACATCGGCTATCGGGTCGCCGTGCCGCAACTGGCGGCGCTGACCCCCATCACCGGCACCGACCTCGCCGGTACGGCGGAACTGACCGGCCGCGCGACCGGTCCCGTCGCCAGTCCGACGGTCGTCGCCACGCTCGACGGCAAGGACGTCGGCGTCGCCGGGCAGGGGCTGGGCGCGGTGCGTGCGGAGGTGCGTGCCGAGGACGTCGCGGGCGCCGCGAAGGGCAGCCTCTCCTTCCGCGCGGCGCCGCCCCAAGGCGCCGTGACCCTCGCGACCGACTTCGCCAAGAGCGACACCGCGGTGAGGCTGGACAATCTCAGGATCGGCGCGCCGGGCGGCAGCCTGGCGGGCCAGGTGACCGCACCGCTGAACGGCGCGCCGGCACAGGGCACCATCGCCGGCCGCTTCCAGGACATCGCGCCGCTGCTCGCCCTCGGCGGCATGGACGGATCGGGCGCCTTGAACCTCTCGATCGAGCTTTCGGGCGAGAACGGCGCGCAGGCGGCCGACGCCGACGTCGAACTGTCGCGTTTCCGGCTCCAGGGCGGCGGCGAGCCGCTGCAGGTCGCCAGCGTCGATCTGGAGGCCAAGGCGGTTCTGGCGGAGACGCCCCGGGGCAACATGACGCTGACACTGTCCGGGCTGAACGCCGGCGGCAGCAGGGTCGACCGCCTGACCCTGCGTGCCCGCGGCGCGCAGTCGGGCGCCGACTTCGAACTCGCCACCAACGGCGAGGCGACCGTGCCCTTCCGCATCGAGGCCGCCGGCAACGCGGGATATGCGGAGGGCGCCGCGACCGTCCGGCTCGACCGGCTGACGGGGACGCTGCGCAACGAGCGCCTGCGCCTGCGTCGGCCCGCACGCATCGTCGCGGCACCGGGCGGCATCGAAGTCGACGACCTGAACCTCGCCCTCGCCTCAGGCTCGCTCACCGCCGATGCGACGATGCGGGCCGACCGATTCGAGGGCACCCTGCAGGTAAACGCCCTGCCGCTGGCGCTCGCCCGCCTCGCCTCCCCCGATACCGACGTGCAGGGCCGGGTCTCGGGCCGTGTCAGCCTGTCCGGCTCGGCCGCCGCGCCGCGCGGCACCGCCGCGTTCGACTTCACGGACGTGCGCTACGGCGGTGCGAACGAGCTGCCGCCGATCGACGCGCGCATCGAGGCCGACTGGCGCGACGGCACGCTGGACACGACGGCGCGCATCAGCGGCTTCGACGGACCGCCCATCGCGATCACGGCGGCGGTGCCGCTGCGCATGGACGCGCAGGCGATGGTGCCCTTCGTTCCGCAGGACGGACCGCTGCAGGCTTCCCTGCGGTGGAACGGCCAGATCGCGCCGCTCTTCCTGCTGCTGCCGCTCGACGGGCACCAGTTGCGCGGTCGTGCCGACATCGACCTGGGCGTGACGGGAACCGTCGGCGCACCGCGCGCCTCCGGCACGGTGAGCCTGCGGGACGGGGAGTACGAGAACCTCATGACCGGCACCCTGCTCGACAATCTCTCCCTGCGGGCGGAAGCGCGCGGCGATCGCATCACCATCAGCGAACTCTCCGCGACGGACGGTGCCGGCGGCCGGATCTCCGGTTCCGGCTATGCCATGACCGACGGCTCGAACATCGACGTCAGGCTCCAGGCGAACGATGCGGTCGTCGTCCGACGCGACGACGTCACCGCCGCGATCGATGCCGACCTCACCTTCCGCCGTACGCCCGACAGTGCCCGGGCCGCCGGCACGATCACCACGGACACCGTCGAGATCCGGCTCGTCGACAACCTCCCCCCTAGCGTCGTCAATCTGGAGGTGACCGAGCGCGGCGGCGGCCGAAAGCCTCCGGAGCCCGACCTCGAGCCGCAGACGCCCAGCGTCGACGCACCGGACGTGCAGCTCGACATCGCGGTGTCGATGCCGCGGCGCGTGTTCGTGCGCGGCCGCGGGCTGGACTCCGAATGGTCCGGCTCGGTGAAGATCGGCGGCACGGCGAGCCAGCCGGTCATCCGCGGCGAGATCAACTCTGTGCGCGGCAATCTGGACTTCCTCACCCGGGACTTCACGCTGCAGCCGAGCTCGATCGGGATCACCCAGGACACCCGCAACCAGATCGTCGCCAACCTCGACGTGAGCGCGGCGGCGGAGATCGAGGACCTGCAGGCGATCGTCAAGGTCGGCGGCACGGCGGCATCGCCGGAGATCCAGTTCACCTCCAACCCGCCGCGGCCGCAGGACGAGGTCCTGGCGCTGATCCTGTTCGGCAAGACCACCGCGCAGCTGACGGCGTTCGAGGCGGTCCAGCTGGCCGGCGCCGTGGCGCAGCTCACGAGCGGCGGCGGCGGGGGCATCATGGACTTCGCGCGGTCCGCGCTCGGCGTCGACGTGCTGCGCGTCGGCGGCACCGGGGAGGGCGGACCGACGATCCAGGCCGGCCGCTACATCGCCAAGGACGTCTTCGTCGGCGTCGAACAGGGCACGACCGCCGGCTCCAGTGCGGTGTCGGTCGAGGCCGAGATCTTTCCGAACGTGTCCGTGGAGAGCAAGGTCACCCCGGACGGCAACAGCAATGTCGGCCTAAAGATGGAGTGGGACTACTGA
- a CDS encoding TRAP transporter substrate-binding protein, with protein sequence MFRTVLAAAVSTALLAAPALAADKIKLNVAGNLLATGLIQKNKEQPFFEKLEATTGLPIAVDYKPMDVTGIKDAEGLRVLKAGLFDIVSLRVAAVSRDEPFFLGADLVGLNPNYDTAEKVYERYKDAFDARLQERFNAKLLGLWPFGPQVLFCKPQISGLADLKGKKVRVYDQSLAQFIESIGGTPVPLGFGEVQQALSRGVVDCAITGPSSANSAGWPEVTAYFMPIGFQVAFNAYGINLDTWKKFTPEQQAKLQGAFDGLIKEIWTYSEELFDDAVRCNVGEDPCTTVKKFDMKKVPVTEADLKLVQSAVPTISYPAWSTVCDQSYPGCGDKWKSLIGDVVGMK encoded by the coding sequence ATGTTCCGCACCGTCCTCGCCGCCGCCGTCTCGACGGCGCTGCTGGCCGCCCCGGCCCTCGCGGCGGACAAGATCAAGCTCAACGTCGCCGGCAACCTGCTCGCCACCGGCCTCATCCAGAAGAACAAGGAACAGCCGTTCTTCGAGAAGCTGGAAGCGACGACCGGCCTGCCGATCGCCGTCGACTACAAGCCGATGGACGTCACCGGCATCAAGGACGCCGAGGGCCTGCGTGTCCTGAAGGCGGGCCTGTTCGACATCGTCTCGCTGCGCGTCGCCGCCGTCTCGCGCGACGAGCCCTTCTTCCTGGGCGCCGACCTCGTCGGCCTGAACCCGAACTACGACACCGCCGAGAAGGTCTACGAGCGCTACAAGGACGCTTTCGACGCGCGCCTGCAGGAGCGGTTCAACGCCAAGCTGCTCGGCCTCTGGCCGTTCGGCCCGCAGGTGCTGTTCTGCAAGCCCCAGATCTCCGGCCTCGCCGACCTGAAGGGCAAGAAGGTCCGCGTCTACGACCAGAGCCTCGCCCAGTTTATCGAGTCGATCGGCGGCACGCCCGTACCCCTCGGCTTCGGCGAAGTGCAGCAGGCGCTGTCGCGCGGCGTCGTCGACTGCGCCATCACCGGCCCCAGCTCGGCCAATTCCGCCGGCTGGCCGGAGGTCACCGCCTACTTCATGCCGATCGGCTTCCAGGTCGCCTTCAACGCCTACGGCATCAATCTGGACACCTGGAAGAAGTTCACGCCAGAGCAGCAGGCGAAGCTGCAGGGCGCCTTCGACGGCCTGATCAAGGAGATCTGGACCTATTCCGAGGAGCTGTTCGACGACGCGGTGCGCTGCAACGTCGGCGAGGATCCCTGCACCACCGTCAAGAAATTCGACATGAAGAAGGTCCCGGTGACCGAGGCCGACCTGAAGCTCGTGCAGTCGGCAGTGCCGACCATCTCCTATCCCGCATGGTCCACCGTCTGCGACCAGAGCTATCCGGGCTGCGGCGACAAGTGGAAGTCGCTGATCGGCGACGTCGTCGGGATGAAGTGA
- a CDS encoding TRAP transporter small permease, giving the protein MKSVTNAIGVLFGLMLVGLAFLVATETVTRKLFNFSFQGADELGGYTLAIGSALAFSVALVGRAHIRIDLVHMRLPAAVQAVLNWAAAMLLAAFGLLLVYVCWTVVADTMEYNSTAATPWATPLVYPQGAWYAALAAFALLAVAMALRATVLLLRGRIAAVNREFGPHTVEDELREELDDLKQR; this is encoded by the coding sequence ATGAAAAGCGTCACCAACGCGATCGGCGTGCTGTTCGGGCTGATGCTCGTCGGGCTCGCCTTCCTGGTCGCGACCGAGACCGTCACCCGCAAGCTGTTCAACTTCTCCTTCCAGGGCGCCGACGAGCTCGGCGGCTACACCCTGGCCATCGGTTCCGCCCTCGCCTTCTCCGTGGCGCTCGTCGGCCGCGCGCACATCCGCATCGACCTCGTGCACATGCGCCTGCCGGCCGCCGTCCAGGCGGTCCTCAACTGGGCCGCCGCCATGCTGCTCGCCGCGTTCGGCCTGCTGCTCGTCTATGTCTGCTGGACGGTCGTCGCCGACACGATGGAATACAACAGCACCGCCGCGACGCCCTGGGCGACGCCGCTCGTCTATCCGCAGGGCGCCTGGTACGCCGCCCTCGCCGCCTTCGCCCTGCTCGCCGTCGCGATGGCGCTGCGGGCGACCGTCCTGCTGCTGCGCGGCCGCATCGCGGCGGTCAACCGCGAGTTCGGCCCCCACACCGTCGAAGACGAGCTCCGCGAGGAACTCGACGACCTGAAGCAGCGCTGA
- a CDS encoding TRAP transporter large permease — protein sequence MGITEVTIAFLAMLGLLVLGMPVAVVMVLIGVAGGMMAFGWPIIASAGPVVWGAQNENILTAIPLFILMGELLLRGGIADRMYGALAVWLNRLPGGLIHTNIGACAMFAATSGSSVATAATIGTVALPALDARGYPKPQALGSLAAGGTLGILIPPSVALLVYGSITNNSIGQLFIAGIVPGVLLTLSFMVYILVSNMLSHGTPVEVDVPLREKLAQLRFLIPPMIIFGVVMGSIYFGIATPTESAALGVVAALFFAAAGRRLSWTILAHAFIRTAELTGMIILIIVGSFILNVTLSLLGVAQIMTQWIGGLGISATELLLAMVVFYLILGCFMEVLSMQVATIPIAYPIVTHMGIDPLWFGIFVVLMSEIAMITPPVGMNLYVVQGVRQDRGAIGDVIRGVVPYVAIMLVFTGLLIAFPGLATWLPSHM from the coding sequence ATGGGCATTACCGAAGTCACCATCGCCTTCCTCGCCATGCTCGGCCTGCTGGTTCTCGGCATGCCGGTCGCGGTCGTCATGGTGCTGATCGGCGTCGCCGGCGGCATGATGGCCTTCGGCTGGCCGATCATCGCCTCGGCCGGCCCCGTCGTCTGGGGCGCGCAGAACGAGAACATCCTGACCGCCATCCCGCTCTTCATCCTGATGGGCGAGCTGCTGCTGCGCGGCGGCATCGCCGACCGCATGTACGGCGCGCTCGCCGTCTGGCTGAACCGGCTGCCGGGCGGCCTGATCCACACCAACATCGGCGCCTGCGCCATGTTCGCCGCCACCTCGGGATCGTCGGTCGCGACGGCGGCCACCATCGGCACCGTGGCCCTGCCGGCCCTCGACGCGCGCGGCTACCCGAAGCCGCAGGCCCTCGGCTCCCTCGCCGCCGGCGGCACGCTCGGCATCCTGATCCCGCCCAGCGTGGCGCTGCTGGTCTACGGCTCGATCACCAACAACTCGATCGGCCAGCTCTTCATCGCCGGCATCGTGCCGGGCGTCCTGCTGACCCTGTCCTTCATGGTCTACATCCTCGTCTCGAACATGCTGAGCCACGGCACGCCGGTCGAGGTGGACGTGCCGCTGCGCGAGAAGCTGGCCCAGCTGCGCTTCCTGATCCCGCCGATGATCATCTTCGGCGTCGTCATGGGCAGCATCTATTTCGGCATCGCCACGCCGACGGAATCGGCCGCCCTCGGCGTCGTCGCCGCCCTGTTCTTCGCCGCCGCCGGCCGCCGCCTCAGCTGGACGATCCTGGCCCACGCCTTCATCCGCACCGCCGAGTTGACCGGCATGATCATCCTGATCATCGTCGGCTCCTTCATCCTGAACGTGACGCTCAGCCTGCTGGGCGTGGCGCAGATCATGACCCAGTGGATCGGCGGGCTCGGCATCTCGGCGACCGAACTGCTGCTCGCCATGGTGGTCTTCTACCTGATCCTCGGCTGCTTCATGGAAGTGCTGTCGATGCAGGTGGCGACGATTCCGATCGCCTACCCGATCGTGACCCACATGGGCATCGATCCGCTCTGGTTCGGCATCTTCGTCGTGCTGATGAGCGAGATCGCCATGATCACGCCGCCGGTCGGCATGAACCTCTACGTCGTCCAGGGCGTGCGCCAGGATCGCGGCGCCATCGGCGACGTGATCCGCGGGGTCGTGCCCTATGTCGCGATCATGCTGGTGTTCACCGGCCTGCTGATCGCCTTCCCCGGGCTGGCCACGTGGCTGCCCTCGCACATGTGA
- a CDS encoding amidase, protein MAALAHVTELLAMTSSADPWRLSAAEASALLARRELSPVDLVESVLARIEAVNPALNAIVALDADGARAAAAASAARHAAGAPLGPLDGIPLTVKDNILVAGLPAVWGSNLYRDHVPEADELPVARLRAAGMVVLGKTNVPEFTLQGYTDNRVFGPTRNPWNTDLTPGGSSGGGVAAVASGMGPVALGTDGGGSIRRPASHTGLVGLKPSIGLVARCDSLPQILLDCEVIGPLTRTVADAALLTAHMSGADVRDPLSRWAAPLSPVDLSPPPPLRILYVPRFGDNPVDPAIAAACAAAAARFAALGHAVEEGPVPFDVDSLTELWGVIGQAAVAWLLDAHPGREAEVGESYPPMAEAGRATGAARYLDMMLRIAAFRRHTAELFERVDVVMTPSAAALPWPAATPFPPEIDGRPVGPRGHAVFTNWVNIAGHPGLNLPADPDPATGLPIGFQLVGGFGRDGLLLRLGAQYEAAHPFAQRRPPI, encoded by the coding sequence GTGGCTGCCCTCGCACATGTGACGGAACTGCTCGCCATGACCTCCAGCGCCGATCCCTGGCGCCTCTCCGCGGCCGAAGCTTCCGCGCTTCTGGCCCGCCGCGAACTGTCCCCCGTCGACCTCGTCGAGTCCGTGCTGGCCCGCATCGAGGCGGTCAATCCGGCCCTCAACGCCATCGTCGCCCTCGATGCGGACGGTGCGCGCGCCGCGGCGGCGGCCAGCGCGGCGCGCCATGCCGCCGGTGCGCCGTTGGGCCCGCTCGACGGCATCCCCCTGACGGTAAAGGACAACATCCTGGTCGCCGGCCTGCCCGCCGTCTGGGGCAGCAACCTGTACCGCGACCACGTGCCCGAAGCGGACGAACTGCCCGTCGCACGCCTGCGCGCCGCCGGCATGGTGGTGCTCGGCAAGACCAACGTCCCCGAGTTCACGCTCCAGGGCTACACCGACAACCGCGTCTTCGGCCCGACACGCAACCCCTGGAACACCGACCTCACCCCCGGCGGCTCCAGCGGCGGCGGCGTCGCGGCAGTGGCATCGGGGATGGGGCCGGTGGCGCTCGGCACCGACGGCGGCGGCTCGATCCGCCGCCCCGCCTCGCACACCGGCCTCGTCGGCCTGAAGCCGAGCATCGGCCTCGTCGCGCGCTGCGACAGCCTTCCGCAAATCCTGCTCGATTGCGAGGTGATCGGTCCGCTGACCCGCACGGTGGCCGACGCAGCCCTGCTCACCGCGCACATGTCGGGCGCGGACGTCCGCGACCCGCTGTCGCGCTGGGCCGCGCCGCTGTCGCCCGTCGATCTCTCGCCGCCGCCTCCCCTGCGGATCCTCTATGTGCCGCGGTTCGGCGACAATCCGGTCGATCCCGCGATCGCCGCCGCCTGCGCCGCGGCCGCCGCGCGCTTCGCCGCCCTCGGCCACGCCGTAGAGGAAGGCCCGGTGCCGTTCGACGTCGACAGCCTCACGGAACTGTGGGGTGTCATCGGCCAGGCGGCGGTGGCCTGGCTGCTGGACGCCCATCCCGGCCGAGAGGCCGAGGTCGGGGAGAGCTATCCGCCGATGGCCGAGGCCGGCCGCGCCACCGGCGCCGCACGCTACCTGGACATGATGCTCCGCATCGCCGCCTTCCGGCGCCACACCGCCGAACTGTTCGAGCGGGTCGACGTCGTGATGACGCCCTCGGCCGCCGCCCTGCCCTGGCCGGCAGCGACGCCGTTCCCGCCGGAGATCGACGGCCGCCCTGTCGGGCCGCGCGGCCATGCCGTGTTCACCAACTGGGTCAACATCGCCGGCCATCCCGGCCTGAACCTGCCGGCCGATCCCGATCCGGCGACCGGCCTGCCGATCGGCTTCCAGCTGGTCGGAGGCTTCGGCCGCGACGGCCTGCTGCTGCGGCTGGGCGCCCAGTACGAAGCGGCGCACCCCTTCGCACAGCGCCGCCCACCGATCTGA
- a CDS encoding histidine phosphatase family protein: MTSEAEGEAFTLAAIPPIEPKIDRFLFCRHGQTAGNFSRIIQGPDIELNETGRAQAEAAGEKLKGVAFRHIFCSDMRRAQETGETIARLTGKPITFMPDLRERFFGSLIGTTSTTLDWLYDPPEGETFQGFIDRTKRGVAEIVCAAETHDEPPLIVSHGGVLRVIVAALGAIVDEPARQNATPLEIYRERQGWHVSIL; this comes from the coding sequence ATGACGTCGGAAGCCGAAGGCGAAGCCTTTACACTCGCCGCCATCCCGCCGATCGAACCGAAGATCGACCGGTTCCTGTTCTGCCGCCACGGGCAGACGGCGGGCAATTTCAGCCGGATCATCCAGGGACCGGACATCGAGCTGAACGAGACCGGCCGCGCCCAGGCCGAGGCGGCCGGCGAGAAACTGAAGGGGGTGGCGTTCCGCCACATCTTCTGCAGCGACATGCGGCGCGCTCAGGAGACGGGCGAGACCATCGCGCGGCTGACGGGCAAGCCGATCACCTTCATGCCCGACCTGCGCGAGCGCTTCTTCGGCAGCCTGATCGGCACGACCTCGACGACGCTGGACTGGCTCTACGATCCGCCCGAGGGCGAGACGTTCCAGGGCTTCATCGACCGCACCAAGCGCGGCGTGGCGGAGATCGTGTGCGCCGCGGAGACGCACGACGAGCCGCCGCTGATCGTGTCGCACGGCGGCGTGCTGCGCGTGATCGTGGCGGCCCTCGGTGCCATCGTCGACGAGCCGGCCCGGCAGAACGCGACGCCGCTGGAGATCTACCGCGAGCGCCAGGGGTGGCACGTCTCGATCCTCTGA
- the parA gene encoding ParA family partition ATPase, protein MPGRIVTVAQRKGGSGKTTLAANLAVAWSMAGRSVAAIDIDPQRSLTLWNEIRAEQGLANVLSVGSVPGYRVRNEADALAKRYDIVLIDSPPHDETEARIAIRAGRIVVVPVQPSPMDVWATKQTLELAAAEGTAALLVMNRVPPRAKLTETMHARIFELGAPIAATRIGNRVVLASALAEGRAAAETEPRGAAAREIAALAEEILSRL, encoded by the coding sequence GTGCCAGGCAGGATAGTGACCGTCGCCCAGCGCAAGGGCGGATCGGGCAAGACGACGCTGGCCGCCAATCTGGCGGTGGCGTGGTCCATGGCCGGCCGCAGCGTGGCCGCCATCGACATCGATCCACAGCGCTCGCTCACCCTCTGGAACGAGATCCGCGCCGAGCAGGGCCTCGCCAACGTGCTGTCGGTCGGCAGCGTGCCGGGCTACCGGGTCCGCAACGAGGCGGACGCGCTGGCCAAGCGCTACGACATCGTGCTGATCGACAGCCCACCGCACGACGAGACGGAGGCGCGGATCGCCATCCGCGCCGGGCGGATCGTCGTCGTTCCCGTGCAGCCCAGTCCGATGGACGTCTGGGCCACGAAACAGACTCTGGAACTGGCTGCCGCCGAGGGGACCGCGGCCCTGCTGGTCATGAACCGGGTGCCGCCGCGCGCGAAGCTGACCGAGACGATGCACGCCCGCATCTTCGAACTGGGGGCGCCCATCGCGGCGACGCGGATCGGCAACAGGGTGGTGCTAGCCTCGGCACTGGCGGAGGGGCGGGCGGCGGCCGAGACCGAGCCGCGGGGTGCCGCGGCCCGCGAGATCGCAGCATTGGCGGAAGAAATATTGTCGCGACTCTAG
- a CDS encoding helix-turn-helix transcriptional regulator — MKEGPDIAALATLLGDPARANMLAALMAGRALTAGELAREAGVMPQTASSHLSRLVEARLLVVEIQGRHRYFRIAGPEVAEAVEAIMGLAANLGRTRTRPGPKDPALRRARICYDHLAGEMGTLLYEALAAQGLIAATADGVGVTAAGRARFAAEGIDIGALEARPRPVCRACLDWSERRHHLAGSLGAALAQTILARGWARREPDSRAVTFTPDGLAAFRAFLGPEEGARRAG, encoded by the coding sequence ATGAAGGAAGGACCGGACATCGCGGCGCTGGCGACGCTGCTGGGCGACCCCGCGCGGGCGAACATGCTGGCGGCGCTGATGGCGGGGCGGGCGCTGACGGCGGGCGAACTGGCGCGCGAGGCGGGCGTGATGCCGCAGACGGCGAGCAGCCATCTGTCGCGGCTGGTCGAGGCGCGGCTGCTGGTCGTCGAGATCCAGGGCCGGCACCGCTATTTCCGGATCGCCGGGCCGGAGGTGGCGGAGGCGGTCGAGGCGATCATGGGGCTGGCGGCGAACCTGGGCCGGACTCGCACCCGCCCCGGCCCAAAGGACCCCGCGCTGCGGCGCGCCCGCATCTGCTACGACCACCTCGCCGGCGAGATGGGGACGCTGCTCTACGAGGCGCTGGCGGCACAGGGCCTGATCGCCGCGACGGCGGACGGGGTGGGGGTGACGGCGGCGGGACGCGCCCGGTTCGCGGCGGAAGGCATCGACATCGGTGCTCTGGAGGCGAGGCCGCGGCCGGTGTGCCGTGCCTGTCTCGACTGGAGCGAGCGGCGGCATCACCTCGCGGGAAGCCTGGGTGCTGCACTGGCACAGACGATTCTCGCGCGCGGCTGGGCGCGGCGTGAGCCCGACAGCCGGGCCGTCACCTTCACGCCCGACGGCCTCGCCGCGTTCCGTGCGTTCCTCGGACCCGAGGAGGGGGCGCGGCGCGCGGGCTGA